A window of the Halopseudomonas phragmitis genome harbors these coding sequences:
- the murC gene encoding UDP-N-acetylmuramate--L-alanine ligase gives MRRIRRIHFVGIGGVGMCGIAEVLLNLGYQVSGSDLKRSTVTQRLESFGARIDIGHRAENLANADVLVVSSAINPSNPEVAAAIEKRIPVVPRAEMLAELMRYRHGIAVAGTHGKTTTTSLIASVLAAEGLSPTFVIGGRLTSAGTNAQLGESRYLVAEADESDASFLHLQPMVAIVTNIDADHMATYEGDFSKLKRTFVEFLHNLPFYGLAVLCVDDPVVREILPQVNRQVITYGLSEDADVRAVDIEQKGMQTHFTVLREGHEPLRVCVNMPGVHNVLNALATIAVATDEGISDAAIVKGLTGFEGVGRRFQVYGNYPLSDGEVMLVDDYGHHPREVQAVIKAVRAGWPERRLVMIYQPHRFTRTRDLYEDFVQVLAETNALLLMEVYPAGEEPIPGADSKHLCRSIRQRGQVDPIYVDRDADVMPLLEAVLQPGDILLTQGAGDIGGLAPQLAEALSRLGQTVTEGKA, from the coding sequence ATGCGCCGTATTCGCCGGATTCACTTCGTCGGTATCGGCGGGGTTGGCATGTGCGGTATTGCCGAGGTGTTGCTGAACCTGGGCTATCAGGTGTCCGGTTCCGACCTCAAGCGTTCGACCGTGACCCAGCGCCTGGAGAGTTTCGGTGCCCGGATCGATATTGGCCACCGCGCCGAAAATCTGGCCAACGCCGATGTACTGGTGGTGTCCAGCGCGATCAATCCGAGCAACCCGGAAGTGGCCGCGGCGATTGAAAAGCGCATTCCGGTAGTGCCGCGCGCAGAGATGCTGGCTGAGCTGATGCGTTATCGCCACGGTATCGCAGTTGCCGGAACTCATGGCAAGACCACCACCACCAGCCTTATCGCGTCGGTACTGGCGGCTGAAGGCTTGAGCCCGACATTCGTAATCGGTGGTCGTCTGACCAGCGCCGGGACCAACGCGCAACTGGGTGAGAGCCGTTATCTGGTGGCCGAGGCCGATGAAAGCGATGCCTCGTTCCTGCATTTGCAGCCGATGGTGGCGATCGTGACCAACATCGATGCCGACCACATGGCTACCTACGAAGGTGACTTCAGCAAGCTCAAGCGGACCTTTGTGGAGTTTCTGCACAACCTGCCGTTCTACGGCCTGGCGGTACTGTGTGTGGATGACCCGGTCGTGCGCGAGATTCTGCCGCAGGTTAACCGCCAGGTCATTACCTATGGTCTGAGCGAGGATGCCGATGTCCGCGCTGTGGATATCGAGCAAAAGGGCATGCAGACCCATTTCACTGTCTTGCGTGAAGGACATGAGCCGCTGCGGGTGTGCGTCAACATGCCGGGCGTGCACAACGTGCTGAATGCGCTGGCGACCATTGCTGTGGCCACCGACGAGGGCATCAGCGATGCCGCGATCGTCAAGGGCTTGACCGGTTTTGAGGGCGTTGGCCGGCGTTTCCAGGTCTATGGCAATTATCCGCTGTCTGACGGCGAGGTGATGTTGGTCGACGATTACGGCCATCACCCGCGCGAAGTTCAGGCGGTGATCAAGGCTGTGCGCGCCGGCTGGCCGGAACGGCGGCTGGTGATGATCTATCAGCCGCACCGCTTTACCCGGACCCGCGACCTGTATGAAGACTTCGTTCAGGTTCTGGCCGAAACCAATGCGCTGCTCCTGATGGAGGTCTACCCGGCTGGCGAGGAGCCGATTCCGGGCGCCGACAGCAAGCATCTGTGCCGCAGCATCCGTCAGCGAGGCCAGGTGGACCCGATTTATGTTGATCGTGACGCCGACGTGATGCCACTGCTGGAAGCGGTGCTGCAGCCTGGCGACATTCTGTTGACCCAGGGTGCCGGGGATATCGGTGGCCTGGCGCCGCAACTGGCCGAAGCCTTGAGCCGGCTGGGGCAAACCGTTACGGAGGGTAAGGCCTGA
- a CDS encoding UDP-N-acetylmuramoyl-tripeptide--D-alanyl-D-alanine ligase, with protein MLEALRLSELVKPLAASLKGEDVSFDSVSIDSRQVQAGGLFVALPGSRVDGHDFIAQARLHGAVAALVEHLVDDPLPQLLVHDCQLALGQLAALSRQAFKGRMVAITGSSGKTTVKEMLASILREQGSVLATQGNLNNELGVPLTLLALQPEHQFAVIEMGAAKVGDIAYSMGIAKPDISILTNAGMAHVGRFGSPENIAKAKGEIITALKSDGHVVLNLDSPWFEQWYQSLGKRKSHAFSLENPTAELRGESVEIDERGCPGFLLVTPKGSITVQLNLLGRHNIANALAATGAALALGLELEQIRRGLARLQPVAGRAQGKPGHAGALVIDDSYNANPSSVKAAIDLLAGFDGQRILVLGDMGELGDWEAAGHREVGEHARQQGLDALYAVGRLSALAVEAFGEGGRLFASKTELINALRPQLQAQTRVLVKGSRSAGMEEVVAGLVDTTNNENKAH; from the coding sequence ATGCTTGAAGCGCTGCGTTTGTCGGAACTGGTCAAACCGCTGGCGGCCAGCCTCAAGGGCGAGGATGTCAGCTTTGACAGCGTCAGCATTGACTCGCGCCAGGTTCAGGCTGGCGGCCTGTTTGTCGCATTACCCGGCAGCCGGGTAGATGGCCACGACTTCATCGCTCAGGCCCGTCTGCACGGTGCCGTAGCGGCGCTGGTCGAGCATCTGGTTGATGACCCGTTGCCGCAACTGCTGGTGCATGACTGCCAACTGGCCTTGGGGCAGCTGGCTGCCCTGTCGCGCCAGGCGTTTAAGGGGCGGATGGTGGCGATCACCGGCTCCAGTGGCAAGACCACGGTCAAGGAAATGCTGGCCTCGATTCTGCGCGAGCAGGGTAGTGTTCTGGCCACTCAGGGCAATCTCAACAACGAGCTCGGCGTGCCGCTGACCCTGTTGGCGTTGCAGCCGGAACACCAGTTTGCGGTGATCGAGATGGGAGCCGCCAAGGTTGGTGACATCGCCTACAGCATGGGGATCGCCAAACCCGATATCAGCATCCTGACCAATGCCGGCATGGCTCACGTCGGGCGTTTTGGCAGTCCGGAAAACATCGCCAAGGCCAAGGGCGAGATCATCACCGCGCTCAAGAGTGATGGCCATGTGGTGCTGAATCTGGACAGCCCCTGGTTTGAGCAGTGGTACCAAAGCCTTGGCAAGCGCAAGTCGCATGCATTCAGCCTGGAAAATCCGACTGCTGAGTTGCGTGGCGAGTCGGTCGAGATCGATGAGCGTGGTTGCCCGGGCTTCCTGCTGGTGACCCCCAAGGGCTCGATCACCGTGCAGCTCAACCTGCTGGGCCGGCACAACATCGCCAACGCCCTGGCCGCGACCGGTGCAGCGCTGGCGCTGGGCCTTGAGCTGGAACAGATTCGCCGTGGCCTGGCCCGGCTGCAACCTGTGGCCGGGCGGGCCCAGGGTAAGCCCGGCCATGCCGGTGCGCTGGTCATTGACGACAGCTATAACGCCAACCCGAGTTCGGTCAAGGCCGCCATCGACCTGCTGGCCGGGTTCGACGGTCAGCGCATTCTGGTGTTGGGTGATATGGGTGAGCTGGGTGACTGGGAGGCTGCCGGTCACCGTGAGGTGGGTGAGCATGCCCGCCAGCAGGGGCTGGATGCCCTGTACGCCGTTGGCCGCCTGTCGGCCCTGGCGGTTGAGGCCTTTGGCGAGGGCGGACGACTGTTCGCCAGCAAGACCGAGTTGATCAATGCACTGCGCCCGCAATTGCAGGCGCAGACCCGGGTATTGGTCAAGGGATCGCGTAGTGCCGGCATGGAAGAGGTGGTTGCCGGTCTGGTGGACACAACTAATAACGAAAACAAGGCCCACTGA
- the ftsW gene encoding putative lipid II flippase FtsW codes for MNALNRIPTLTQFVEPLAGARRFDLDLPLLAAALALLGLGLVMVSSASMEVAAGQLGNPFYYMVRQLIYLGIGLGAMATALSIPLKLWEQFRFPLLFLGIALLIAVLIPGIGREVNGSWRWIAVGPINIQPSELAKLFAVVFLAGYLVHRQDEVKERWFGFIKPFMVLFPMAWLLIIEPDFGATVVLMGAAVGMLFLGGVGLFRFILLFGSLAGAAGLLILFEPYRLQRLTGFLNPWDDPFGSGYQLTQALIAFGRGEWLGVGLGNSIQKQFYLPEAHTDFVFAVLAEEMGLIGALAAFALLIFVAVRSLYLGLWAERDGQLFSAYLAYGIALMWCGQILINVGVNVGLLPTKGLTLPFLSYGGSSLVVCCISLGILLRIDWERRQALREVSNEQ; via the coding sequence ATGAACGCGCTGAACCGGATTCCGACCCTGACCCAGTTCGTTGAGCCGCTCGCCGGTGCACGCCGCTTCGACCTGGATCTGCCGCTGCTGGCGGCGGCGTTGGCGCTGCTCGGGCTGGGTCTGGTGATGGTCAGCTCGGCGTCCATGGAAGTGGCGGCCGGGCAATTAGGCAATCCCTTCTATTACATGGTCCGCCAACTGATCTATCTGGGGATCGGCCTGGGGGCGATGGCCACCGCACTGTCGATTCCGCTGAAACTCTGGGAGCAGTTCCGCTTTCCGCTGCTGTTTCTGGGGATTGCTCTGCTGATCGCGGTACTGATTCCGGGGATTGGGCGTGAGGTCAATGGTAGCTGGCGCTGGATCGCGGTCGGGCCGATCAATATTCAGCCCTCGGAGCTGGCCAAGCTGTTTGCCGTGGTGTTTCTGGCTGGTTATCTGGTGCATCGCCAGGATGAAGTCAAGGAGCGCTGGTTTGGCTTTATCAAACCGTTCATGGTGCTGTTCCCGATGGCCTGGCTGCTGATCATTGAGCCTGACTTTGGCGCCACCGTGGTGTTGATGGGCGCGGCGGTGGGCATGCTGTTCCTCGGTGGGGTGGGGCTGTTCCGCTTCATCCTGCTGTTCGGCTCGTTGGCTGGGGCCGCCGGCCTGCTGATTTTGTTCGAGCCCTATCGCCTGCAGCGTCTGACCGGTTTTCTCAACCCCTGGGATGACCCGTTCGGCAGTGGTTATCAGTTGACTCAGGCCCTGATCGCCTTTGGCCGTGGTGAGTGGCTGGGCGTCGGGCTGGGTAACAGCATCCAGAAGCAGTTCTATCTGCCCGAGGCGCATACCGACTTCGTGTTCGCTGTACTGGCCGAGGAGATGGGGCTGATCGGTGCGCTGGCAGCCTTTGCCCTGTTGATCTTCGTTGCCGTACGCAGCCTGTACCTGGGGCTGTGGGCCGAGCGCGACGGGCAGTTGTTTTCAGCCTATCTGGCCTATGGGATTGCGTTGATGTGGTGTGGTCAGATCCTGATCAACGTCGGTGTGAATGTTGGCCTGCTGCCGACCAAAGGTTTGACCCTGCCATTCCTCAGTTATGGCGGTAGTTCGTTGGTAGTGTGCTGCATCAGTCTGGGCATCCTGTTGCGCATTGATTGGGAGCGTCGACAAGCGCTACGGGAGGTAAGCAATGAGCAATAA
- the mraY gene encoding phospho-N-acetylmuramoyl-pentapeptide-transferase has protein sequence MLLLLAQYLQQFHTGFGVFQYLTLRGILGVLTALAIALFLGPWMIRTLQVRQIGQAVRNDGPQSHLSKKGTPTMGGALILVAIAISTLLWADLSNLYVWVVLGVTISFGAIGWVDDYRKVIEKNSRGLPSRWKYFWQSVFGLIAAIVLYVSAKTPVETTLIVPFFKQLEFQLGILFVVLTYFVIVGSSNAVNLTDGLDGLAIMPTVMVGAALGIFAYLSGNIRFAEYLLIPYVPGSGELIIFCGALIGAGLGFLWFNTYPAQVFMGDVGALSLGAALGVIAVIVRQEIVLFIMGGIFVVETLSVIIQVASFKLTGRRVFRMAPIHHHFELKGWPEPRVIVRFWIITVVLVLIGLATLKLR, from the coding sequence ATGTTGCTGCTACTGGCTCAATACCTCCAACAGTTCCACACCGGCTTCGGTGTATTCCAGTACCTGACCCTGCGCGGGATTCTCGGGGTACTGACGGCGCTGGCCATTGCACTGTTCCTCGGGCCCTGGATGATCCGTACCCTGCAGGTGCGGCAGATCGGTCAGGCGGTACGCAATGACGGCCCGCAGTCGCATCTGTCCAAGAAAGGCACTCCGACCATGGGTGGGGCGCTGATCCTGGTGGCGATCGCCATCAGCACACTGCTCTGGGCCGACCTGTCCAATCTGTATGTCTGGGTCGTACTCGGGGTGACAATCAGTTTCGGGGCGATTGGCTGGGTCGATGACTACCGCAAGGTGATCGAGAAGAACTCGCGTGGTTTGCCGTCGCGCTGGAAGTACTTCTGGCAGTCGGTGTTCGGTTTGATTGCGGCGATTGTCCTTTACGTATCGGCCAAGACCCCGGTCGAAACCACCCTGATCGTGCCGTTCTTCAAGCAACTGGAATTCCAGCTCGGCATCCTGTTCGTGGTGCTGACCTATTTCGTCATCGTCGGCTCCAGCAATGCAGTGAACCTGACCGACGGCCTTGATGGTCTGGCGATCATGCCGACCGTGATGGTCGGGGCGGCACTGGGCATTTTCGCCTACCTGTCGGGCAACATCCGCTTTGCCGAATACCTGTTGATCCCCTATGTGCCGGGTTCGGGGGAACTGATCATCTTCTGTGGCGCGCTGATCGGTGCCGGCCTGGGCTTTCTCTGGTTCAACACTTACCCGGCCCAAGTGTTCATGGGGGATGTCGGTGCCCTGTCGCTGGGCGCGGCACTGGGGGTGATTGCGGTAATCGTTCGCCAGGAAATCGTGCTGTTCATCATGGGCGGGATTTTCGTGGTTGAGACCCTGTCGGTGATCATTCAGGTCGCGTCCTTCAAGTTGACCGGCCGGCGAGTGTTCCGTATGGCGCCGATTCATCACCATTTCGAATTGAAAGGCTGGCCCGAGCCTCGGGTCATTGTGCGCTTCTGGATCATCACCGTGGTACTGGTGCTGATCGGACTGGCAACCCTGAAACTGCGTTGA
- the murG gene encoding undecaprenyldiphospho-muramoylpentapeptide beta-N-acetylglucosaminyltransferase — protein sequence MSNKVLVMAGGTGGHVFPALACARMLRDQGFEVHWLGTRRGIEAELVPDAGFPIHYIDIQGVRGKGKLDLLKAPVRILRALLQSLKLLDRLKPICVLGAGGYVTGPGGLAARIKRIPLVIHEQNAVVGTANRLLARWADRCCEGFPGSFVNPAKRLSTGNPVREDIFQTPELSWDGSRRPRLLILGGSLGAAPLNRLLPLGLALVDHDKRPEIVHQCGKQHVEDTREAYQMAGVAAIVEPFIADMAGAYEWADLVVCRAGALTVCELAAAGRPSLLVPLPHAIDDHQSANARFLADRGAAELLPQASLTPELLAQRLNFLFSQPEKLQQMAELARKQATPNATADVVRACLEVARES from the coding sequence ATGAGCAATAAGGTATTGGTGATGGCAGGCGGCACCGGCGGTCATGTGTTCCCGGCGCTGGCTTGCGCGCGAATGCTGCGCGATCAGGGCTTCGAAGTGCACTGGTTGGGTACCCGGCGGGGCATCGAGGCTGAGCTGGTGCCCGATGCCGGGTTCCCGATCCACTATATCGACATTCAGGGTGTGCGCGGCAAGGGTAAGCTGGATCTGCTCAAGGCACCGGTGCGGATTCTGCGTGCGTTGCTGCAGTCGCTGAAGCTACTGGACCGGCTCAAGCCGATCTGCGTGCTTGGTGCCGGTGGCTATGTCACCGGTCCTGGTGGATTGGCTGCCCGGATCAAGCGGATTCCGCTGGTTATCCATGAGCAAAATGCAGTGGTCGGCACCGCCAACCGGTTGCTGGCGCGCTGGGCTGATCGCTGCTGTGAGGGTTTCCCGGGCAGCTTCGTTAATCCGGCCAAACGCCTGAGTACTGGCAACCCTGTGCGTGAAGATATTTTCCAGACCCCGGAACTGAGCTGGGACGGCAGCCGCCGGCCACGCCTGTTGATTCTGGGTGGCAGTCTGGGCGCTGCGCCGCTGAACCGTCTGCTGCCGCTGGGGCTGGCGCTGGTCGATCATGACAAGCGCCCGGAAATCGTTCATCAGTGCGGCAAACAGCATGTCGAGGATACCCGCGAGGCTTATCAGATGGCCGGTGTGGCGGCGATTGTGGAGCCGTTCATTGCTGATATGGCTGGCGCCTATGAGTGGGCCGATCTGGTGGTGTGCCGGGCCGGCGCGCTGACTGTCTGCGAACTGGCGGCCGCTGGCCGGCCGTCGCTGCTGGTGCCACTGCCGCATGCCATTGATGACCATCAGAGCGCCAATGCCCGGTTCCTGGCTGATCGCGGAGCCGCAGAACTGCTGCCGCAAGCCAGTCTGACCCCGGAGCTACTGGCGCAGCGGCTGAATTTTCTTTTCTCGCAACCGGAGAAACTGCAACAGATGGCAGAACTTGCTCGTAAACAGGCGACCCCGAACGCTACGGCGGATGTGGTGCGCGCCTGCCTGGAGGTGGCCCGTGAGTCCTAA
- a CDS encoding UDP-N-acetylmuramoyl-L-alanyl-D-glutamate--2,6-diaminopimelate ligase — protein sequence MKTLRQLLPNWNGADAEIHSLTLDSRAVVPGCLFLAVPGQRHDGRDYIARALEAGAAAIVYEAQGAQVSSAAVPLVPVEGLVAQLSAIAGRFYDQPSAQLGVIGVTGTNGKTSVSQMLAQVLTSLGQPCGIIGTLGSGMPGELNDHGMTTPDALRVQQQLAGLRDQGARWVSMEVSSHALDQGRVAALDFDVAVFTNLSRDHLDYHGDMDSYGAAKARLFQRPLGHAVINLDDPFGRQLLPLCSCPVITYSLHDPVASLYCTDIRYNSQGIQACLHAEGQRLSLTSPLLGDFNLSNLLAVIAALMAAGIELPQALTAVAAVQAPAGRMQRLGGEALPLVVIDYAHTPDALEKALAALRAHTRGRLTCVFGCGGDRDNGKRPLMARAAELGADALVITDDNPRTEPSAVIIEQILSGIEHTGNVAVIANRAEAISQTIQQARAGDVILLAGKGHETYQEIDGVRHPFSDIEQAEAALQAWEARHA from the coding sequence ATGAAAACACTGCGCCAACTGCTGCCGAACTGGAACGGAGCCGATGCCGAGATTCACAGCCTGACACTGGACAGCCGGGCAGTTGTGCCCGGCTGCCTGTTCCTGGCCGTGCCTGGGCAGCGCCATGATGGCCGCGACTACATCGCTCGGGCGCTCGAAGCTGGTGCAGCCGCCATCGTTTACGAGGCACAGGGGGCTCAGGTGTCAAGCGCTGCGGTACCGCTGGTGCCGGTCGAAGGCCTGGTGGCTCAACTGTCGGCGATTGCCGGACGTTTCTACGATCAACCGTCAGCGCAGCTGGGGGTGATCGGTGTGACCGGAACCAATGGCAAGACCAGCGTCAGCCAGATGCTGGCTCAGGTTTTGACCAGTCTGGGGCAGCCTTGCGGGATTATCGGTACCCTGGGCAGTGGCATGCCGGGTGAGTTGAACGATCACGGGATGACCACTCCGGATGCGCTGCGAGTGCAGCAGCAATTGGCGGGCTTGCGTGATCAGGGCGCCCGTTGGGTCAGTATGGAAGTGTCATCCCATGCCCTGGATCAGGGCCGGGTAGCGGCGCTGGACTTCGATGTGGCGGTGTTCACCAATCTTAGCCGTGATCACCTGGACTACCACGGCGATATGGATAGCTATGGCGCGGCCAAGGCCCGCTTGTTCCAGCGTCCGTTGGGCCATGCGGTGATCAATCTGGATGATCCGTTCGGACGCCAGTTGCTACCGCTGTGCAGTTGCCCGGTCATCACTTACAGCCTGCACGATCCGGTAGCCAGTCTGTACTGCACCGATATTCGTTATAACAGTCAGGGTATCCAGGCCTGTTTGCACGCAGAGGGTCAACGCTTGAGCCTGACCAGCCCGCTGCTGGGGGATTTCAACCTGAGCAATTTGCTCGCTGTCATCGCAGCGTTGATGGCCGCTGGTATCGAACTGCCCCAGGCCCTGACTGCGGTTGCCGCAGTGCAGGCTCCGGCCGGGAGGATGCAGCGTCTGGGGGGCGAGGCGTTGCCGCTGGTGGTGATCGATTATGCGCATACACCCGACGCACTGGAAAAGGCTCTGGCGGCCCTGCGCGCGCATACCCGCGGGCGGCTGACCTGTGTGTTTGGCTGCGGTGGTGATCGCGACAATGGCAAACGCCCGCTGATGGCACGGGCTGCTGAATTGGGCGCCGATGCGCTGGTGATCACCGACGATAATCCTCGCACTGAGCCCTCGGCGGTGATCATCGAGCAGATCCTGAGCGGGATTGAACATACCGGTAACGTGGCAGTCATAGCCAACCGGGCTGAGGCGATCAGCCAAACCATTCAACAGGCCCGGGCTGGTGATGTGATTTTGCTGGCTGGTAAAGGCCATGAAACTTATCAGGAGATTGACGGCGTGCGTCATCCTTTCAGTGATATCGAACAGGCCGAAGCCGCCTTGCAGGCATGGGAGGCGCGTCATGCTTGA
- the murD gene encoding UDP-N-acetylmuramoyl-L-alanine--D-glutamate ligase, whose amino-acid sequence MALITTDKQRIIVGLGSTGLSVARYLVGRGLPFAVCDTRSNPPGLDQLKRFAPMADVYLGELDEQLLCAAGELVVSPGIAIATPAIAAAKAAGVSVVGDIELFARELIAREARPQLVAITGSNAKSTVTTLVAEMAADAGRQVAVGGNLGTPALDLLDQQAELYVLELSSFQLETTERLNAEVATVLNISEDHMDRYSGLAAYHLAKHRIFRGARQVVFNRDDALSRPLVADQLPCLSFGLSRPDFKGFGLTEKDGEAWLAFEFAALMPVRELKIRGAHNQANALAALALGHAVGLPLDSMLTTLRRFAGLPHRCQWVGQHQGVDYYDDSKATNVGAALAAIEGFAADLAGKQVLIAGGDGKGADFAPLRQPVARHCRAVVLLGRDAALLEQTLAGSVPLLRVDTLEQAVNCAAAQAQPGDVVLLSPACASLDMFRNFEERGRLFAEAVARLPA is encoded by the coding sequence GTGGCACTGATTACCACGGACAAGCAGCGGATCATCGTCGGGCTCGGTAGCACCGGGCTGTCGGTTGCCCGTTATCTGGTCGGCCGTGGTCTGCCCTTTGCCGTGTGCGATACCCGCAGCAACCCGCCGGGTCTTGATCAGCTCAAGCGTTTTGCACCGATGGCCGATGTCTATCTGGGTGAACTGGACGAGCAACTGCTGTGCGCTGCCGGTGAGTTGGTGGTCAGTCCTGGTATCGCCATCGCCACGCCGGCGATTGCTGCTGCCAAGGCTGCCGGGGTCTCGGTGGTAGGGGATATCGAGCTGTTTGCCCGCGAGCTGATTGCGCGTGAGGCCAGGCCGCAACTGGTGGCCATCACCGGTTCCAACGCCAAGAGCACGGTGACCACCCTGGTGGCCGAGATGGCAGCCGACGCTGGCCGGCAGGTGGCGGTGGGTGGCAATCTGGGCACCCCGGCACTGGATCTGCTCGACCAGCAGGCCGAACTGTACGTACTGGAGTTGTCCAGCTTCCAACTGGAAACCACCGAGCGGCTGAATGCCGAAGTCGCTACCGTACTCAACATCAGTGAAGACCACATGGACCGCTATAGCGGTTTGGCAGCCTATCATCTGGCCAAGCACCGGATTTTCCGCGGTGCTCGTCAGGTGGTGTTCAACCGGGACGACGCGCTGTCGCGGCCGCTGGTGGCCGACCAGTTGCCGTGCCTGAGTTTTGGCCTGTCGCGCCCGGATTTCAAGGGTTTTGGCCTGACCGAGAAGGACGGTGAGGCCTGGCTGGCCTTCGAGTTTGCGGCGCTAATGCCGGTGCGCGAACTGAAAATCCGTGGCGCCCATAACCAGGCCAATGCTCTGGCGGCTTTGGCGCTGGGGCATGCGGTGGGCTTGCCGCTCGACAGCATGCTGACCACTCTGCGCCGGTTTGCCGGTCTGCCGCATCGTTGCCAATGGGTAGGCCAGCATCAGGGCGTGGATTACTACGACGACTCCAAGGCCACCAATGTTGGTGCCGCGCTGGCCGCGATTGAAGGCTTTGCTGCCGATCTGGCTGGCAAGCAGGTGCTGATTGCCGGCGGCGATGGTAAGGGCGCGGATTTTGCGCCGCTGCGCCAGCCAGTGGCGCGCCACTGCCGGGCAGTGGTGTTGCTGGGCCGCGATGCAGCGTTGCTGGAGCAGACGCTGGCGGGTAGTGTGCCACTGCTGCGCGTCGACACGCTGGAGCAGGCAGTGAACTGTGCGGCCGCCCAGGCCCAGCCCGGCGATGTGGTGCTGCTGTCGCCGGCCTGCGCCAGTCTCGACATGTTCCGCAATTTTGAAGAGCGCGGTCGACTGTTTGCCGAAGCGGTTGCGAGGCTGCCGGCATGA
- a CDS encoding D-alanine--D-alanine ligase → MVDVKALGRVAVLYGGHSAEREVSLKSGKAVLESLKGAGVDAYGIDAGDDLAQRLIAERPDRVFIALHGRGGEDGSLQGLLESLKLPYTGSGVMASALGMDKLRTKLVWQSLGLPTPPYAVLADEAECAAIVERLGAPLIIKPIHEGSSIGMAKVDSEAALRSAWQSARQYDDVALVEQWITGAEFTVAILDGQALPAIRLQTPHTFYDYDAKYLANDTQYICPCGLPADKEAELAELCLKAFNAVGCHGWGRVDVMQDQTGQFYLLEVNTVPGMTDHSLVPMAAKAAGKSFTDLVLAILASARY, encoded by the coding sequence ATGGTTGACGTAAAAGCTTTGGGCCGTGTCGCAGTACTTTATGGCGGTCATTCGGCCGAACGGGAAGTGTCGCTCAAGTCCGGCAAGGCGGTACTCGAGTCGCTCAAAGGTGCCGGGGTAGACGCCTATGGTATCGATGCCGGAGACGATCTGGCGCAGCGCCTGATTGCCGAGCGCCCGGACCGGGTGTTCATTGCCCTGCATGGTCGTGGCGGCGAGGACGGTAGCCTGCAGGGGCTGCTGGAAAGCCTGAAGCTGCCTTATACCGGCAGTGGCGTGATGGCTTCTGCGCTGGGCATGGACAAGCTGCGGACCAAGCTGGTGTGGCAAAGCCTGGGACTGCCGACGCCGCCCTACGCCGTGCTGGCCGATGAGGCCGAGTGCGCGGCGATTGTCGAGCGCCTGGGTGCACCGCTGATCATCAAACCGATCCATGAAGGCTCGAGCATCGGCATGGCCAAGGTCGACAGCGAGGCCGCGCTGCGTAGCGCCTGGCAGTCGGCGCGTCAGTACGACGATGTAGCACTGGTCGAACAGTGGATCACCGGCGCCGAGTTCACCGTAGCGATTCTAGATGGGCAGGCGCTGCCGGCAATTCGGTTGCAGACCCCGCACACCTTTTACGACTACGACGCCAAGTACCTGGCCAATGACACCCAGTACATCTGCCCCTGTGGCCTGCCGGCGGACAAGGAAGCGGAACTGGCCGAATTGTGCCTGAAGGCTTTCAACGCCGTGGGTTGCCATGGTTGGGGGCGGGTCGATGTGATGCAGGACCAGACCGGACAGTTCTATCTGCTTGAAGTCAACACGGTGCCGGGCATGACCGATCACAGCCTGGTGCCGATGGCTGCTAAGGCTGCGGGCAAGAGTTTTACCGATCTGGTGCTGGCGATCCTCGCCAGCGCCCGGTACTGA